A window of Amycolatopsis australiensis contains these coding sequences:
- a CDS encoding NAD-glutamate dehydrogenase, which produces MSSTGVSSLPGTGADAEPEFGAPRSPASPEQIRDDLIDAAAGLAPEIGELIRLYYRHIPAEEIVGDAPVNLVGAVRSHLQLAKHRMPGRPAVRLLNPTVAEDGWAREATVVQVVTDDMPYLVDSIAAEFARDGVQVQRIVHPIVVVSRDLTGELLEVHPEADPADPPANSAAESWMYIEIDFVTDRNRARELDNRLSSVLGDVREVVEDADKMAQTACQLASELENDPPKLPEDEVAEGARLLRWLADGHFTFLGYRRYELIDNPHPESDEPALRAVLASGLGVLRQDSLAARGLTAGPDTAATALAPSLLVLTQASAPSTVHRPVYPYYVGVKTFDAEGNVTGEHRFLGMFTTTALHENVLDIPVVCKRVREVIHRAGFPMESFSGQRMLEVLQNWPRADLFSADTDSLYATTTGAITLSDRRRLRLFLRRDPYGRFYSCLVYLPRDRYTTRSRLAMQEVLLEELEGTQLEYSARIGETVLAQVHFVVHTDPARRLEPDTLKIQERLNDAVRTWDDRMVEAVLDERRERADGGVAVGIVGEESATEQGQRYAGVFPEGYKEDFTAEEALADLRALDSLSDEGDLALSFYRPADAAPGERRFKLYLRGEGVTLSKVLPVLQAMGVEVVDERPYELHREDGGPCWIYDFGLRVDHKMLDASDDDAVDELRGRFEDAFEAAWHGDAEVDGLNGLVLRAGLTWRQAAVLRAYSQYLRQAGSAFSHGYIQNALLNHTQIATKLLRLFEARFDPKLPGADRETATETLAAELSAMIDEVTSLDEDRILRRLMAVIRATLRTNYHVRDSDGNPRPYLAIKLDPGGVPDLPEPRPKFEIFVYSPRVEGVHLRFGEVARGGLRWSDRREDFRTEILGLVKAQAVKNAVIVPVGAKGGFVVKRPPAPTGDASIDRDAQLNEGIACYRMFISGLLDLTDNRIEGKTVPAPNVVRHDGDDSYLVVAADKGTAKFSDIANEVSAQYGFWLGDAFASGGSVGYDHKAMGITAKGAWESVKRHFRELGKDTQTEDFTVVGIGDMMGDVFGNGMLLSEHIRLVAAFNHMHVFLDPNPDAATSYAERRRLFDLPRSSWDDYDRSLISEGGGVYPRTAKSIPISPQVREALGLADGVTALAPMELIQAILLAPVELLWNGGIGTYVKAESESHAAAGDKANDAIRVDGKQLRVKVFGEGGNLGLTQLGRIEFARNGGKINTDALDNSAGVDCSDHEVNIKILLDHLVQTGKLEREQRNELLEEMTDEVGALVLKDNYRQNAVLGVSRAHAAPMVSVHARQVQALVAAGAFDRKLEALPSNSEFRELEKAGKGLTSPELATLLAHVKLELKDELLASDLPDSKVFAARLPEYFPKPLRERFPDAIHEHPLHRQIITTMIANEVVDGGGISFVYRLMEEMNATATDAVRAYAVVTRVFDLPALWREIDALDNVVHTDVADAMVLETRRLLDRAARWFLTNRPQPLAPLSEIKRFGRVLNELVPKIGDLLRGREAESVQAHADELVAANVPPELARRVALLLHTFGLLDVTEVAELAEQQIGIDATHSPAETAELYYALSAHLDIDSMLTEISKLERGNRWHALARLSLRDDVYGSLRAITLDALRHSDPGSSADAKIAQWEKTNASRLQRARVALDEITKSGRLDLATLSVAARQIRSTVR; this is translated from the coding sequence ATGAGCTCGACCGGAGTCTCGTCCCTGCCCGGAACCGGAGCCGACGCCGAACCCGAATTCGGTGCCCCGCGCTCCCCGGCCAGCCCGGAGCAGATCAGGGACGACCTGATCGACGCCGCGGCCGGCCTGGCGCCGGAGATCGGTGAGCTCATCCGGCTCTACTACCGGCACATCCCCGCCGAGGAGATCGTCGGCGACGCGCCCGTCAACCTCGTCGGTGCCGTCCGCTCGCACCTGCAGCTCGCCAAGCACCGCATGCCCGGCCGCCCGGCCGTGCGGCTGCTCAACCCCACCGTCGCCGAGGACGGCTGGGCCCGCGAAGCCACCGTCGTGCAGGTCGTCACCGACGACATGCCCTACCTCGTCGACTCGATCGCCGCCGAGTTCGCCCGTGACGGGGTGCAGGTGCAGCGGATCGTCCACCCGATCGTCGTCGTCAGCCGGGACCTGACCGGTGAGCTGCTCGAAGTCCACCCCGAAGCCGACCCGGCCGACCCGCCCGCGAACTCCGCCGCCGAGTCGTGGATGTACATCGAGATCGACTTCGTCACCGACCGCAATCGTGCCCGCGAGCTCGACAACCGGCTCTCCAGCGTGCTGGGCGACGTCCGCGAGGTCGTCGAGGACGCCGACAAGATGGCCCAGACGGCCTGCCAGCTCGCGAGCGAACTCGAGAACGACCCGCCGAAGCTGCCGGAGGACGAGGTGGCCGAGGGCGCCCGGCTGCTGCGCTGGCTGGCCGACGGCCACTTCACCTTCCTCGGCTACCGCCGCTACGAGCTGATCGACAACCCGCACCCGGAGTCGGACGAACCCGCCCTGCGCGCCGTCCTCGCCTCCGGCCTGGGCGTGCTGCGGCAGGACAGCCTGGCCGCCCGCGGCCTCACCGCCGGCCCGGACACCGCCGCCACCGCGCTCGCGCCGTCGCTGCTGGTGCTGACCCAGGCGAGCGCGCCCTCGACGGTGCACCGGCCGGTGTACCCGTACTACGTCGGCGTGAAGACCTTCGACGCCGAGGGCAACGTCACCGGCGAGCACCGGTTCCTCGGCATGTTCACCACGACCGCGCTGCACGAGAACGTGCTCGACATCCCGGTGGTGTGCAAGCGGGTCCGCGAGGTCATCCACCGCGCCGGCTTCCCGATGGAGTCCTTCTCCGGCCAGCGGATGCTCGAGGTGCTGCAGAACTGGCCGCGGGCCGACCTGTTCTCCGCCGACACCGACTCGCTGTACGCGACGACGACGGGCGCGATCACGCTGTCCGACCGCCGCCGGCTGCGGCTGTTCCTGCGCCGCGACCCGTACGGCCGCTTCTACTCCTGCCTCGTCTACCTCCCGCGTGACCGCTACACGACGCGCTCGCGGCTGGCCATGCAGGAAGTCCTGCTCGAAGAGCTCGAAGGCACCCAGCTCGAGTACAGCGCCCGGATCGGCGAGACCGTCCTGGCGCAGGTGCACTTCGTCGTGCACACCGATCCGGCGCGTCGCCTGGAGCCGGACACGCTCAAGATCCAGGAGCGGCTGAACGACGCCGTCCGCACCTGGGACGACCGGATGGTCGAGGCCGTTCTCGACGAGCGCCGCGAGCGAGCCGACGGCGGCGTGGCGGTCGGGATCGTCGGCGAGGAGTCGGCGACCGAGCAGGGCCAGCGCTACGCGGGCGTGTTCCCGGAGGGCTACAAGGAGGACTTCACCGCCGAAGAGGCACTGGCCGACCTCCGCGCGCTCGACTCGCTCAGCGACGAAGGCGACCTCGCGCTCTCCTTCTACCGGCCGGCCGACGCCGCCCCGGGCGAACGGCGCTTCAAGCTGTACCTGCGCGGCGAGGGCGTCACGCTCTCGAAGGTGCTGCCCGTCCTGCAGGCGATGGGCGTCGAGGTCGTCGACGAGCGGCCGTACGAGCTGCACCGCGAGGACGGCGGCCCGTGCTGGATCTACGACTTCGGGCTGCGCGTCGACCACAAGATGCTCGACGCGTCCGACGACGACGCCGTGGACGAGCTGCGCGGCCGGTTCGAGGACGCCTTCGAGGCCGCGTGGCACGGCGACGCCGAGGTGGACGGCCTCAACGGCCTGGTCCTGCGGGCCGGGCTCACCTGGCGCCAGGCCGCCGTGCTGCGCGCGTACTCGCAGTACCTGCGCCAGGCCGGCAGCGCGTTTTCCCACGGTTACATCCAGAACGCGCTGCTGAACCACACCCAGATCGCCACCAAGCTGCTGCGGCTGTTCGAGGCCCGCTTCGACCCGAAGCTGCCCGGCGCCGACCGCGAAACGGCCACCGAGACGCTGGCCGCCGAGCTGAGCGCGATGATCGACGAGGTCACCAGCCTGGACGAGGACCGGATCCTGCGCCGGCTGATGGCCGTCATCCGGGCCACCCTGCGCACGAACTACCACGTGCGCGACAGCGACGGGAACCCGCGGCCGTACCTGGCGATCAAGCTCGACCCCGGTGGCGTGCCCGACCTGCCGGAGCCGCGGCCCAAGTTCGAGATCTTCGTGTACTCGCCGCGCGTCGAGGGCGTGCACCTGCGCTTCGGCGAGGTCGCGCGCGGCGGCCTGCGCTGGTCGGACCGGCGCGAGGACTTCCGCACCGAGATCCTCGGCCTGGTCAAGGCCCAGGCGGTGAAGAACGCGGTGATCGTGCCGGTCGGCGCGAAGGGCGGCTTCGTCGTGAAGCGGCCGCCTGCCCCGACCGGTGACGCCAGCATCGACCGCGACGCCCAGCTCAACGAGGGCATCGCCTGCTACCGCATGTTCATCTCCGGCCTGCTCGACCTGACCGACAACCGGATCGAGGGCAAGACCGTGCCCGCGCCGAACGTCGTCCGGCACGACGGCGACGACTCCTACCTGGTCGTCGCGGCCGACAAGGGCACCGCGAAGTTCTCCGACATCGCGAACGAGGTCTCGGCGCAGTACGGCTTCTGGCTCGGTGACGCCTTCGCCTCCGGCGGCTCGGTCGGCTACGACCACAAGGCCATGGGCATCACGGCGAAGGGCGCGTGGGAGAGCGTCAAGCGCCACTTCCGCGAGCTCGGCAAGGACACCCAGACCGAGGACTTCACCGTCGTCGGCATCGGCGACATGATGGGTGACGTCTTCGGCAACGGCATGCTGCTGAGTGAGCACATCCGGCTGGTCGCCGCGTTCAACCACATGCACGTGTTCCTCGACCCGAACCCGGACGCGGCGACGTCGTACGCGGAGCGCCGCCGCCTGTTCGACCTGCCGCGCAGCTCGTGGGACGACTACGACCGCTCGCTGATCAGCGAAGGCGGCGGGGTCTACCCGCGCACGGCGAAGTCGATTCCGATCAGCCCGCAGGTCCGCGAAGCACTGGGCCTGGCGGACGGGGTCACCGCGCTGGCGCCGATGGAGCTGATCCAGGCGATCCTGCTGGCGCCGGTCGAGCTGCTCTGGAACGGCGGCATCGGCACCTACGTCAAGGCGGAGTCCGAAAGCCACGCGGCGGCGGGCGACAAGGCCAACGACGCCATCCGGGTCGACGGCAAGCAGCTGCGCGTCAAGGTGTTCGGCGAAGGCGGCAACCTCGGCCTCACGCAGCTGGGCCGGATCGAGTTCGCCCGCAACGGCGGAAAGATCAACACCGACGCGCTCGACAACTCGGCCGGCGTCGACTGCTCCGACCACGAGGTCAACATCAAGATCCTGCTCGACCACCTCGTCCAGACCGGCAAGCTGGAGCGCGAGCAGCGCAACGAGCTGCTGGAGGAGATGACCGACGAGGTCGGTGCGCTGGTGCTCAAGGACAACTACCGGCAGAACGCCGTCCTCGGCGTCAGCCGGGCGCACGCCGCGCCGATGGTGTCGGTGCACGCGCGGCAGGTCCAGGCGCTGGTCGCCGCGGGCGCGTTCGACCGCAAGCTCGAAGCACTGCCGAGCAACTCCGAGTTCCGGGAGCTGGAGAAGGCGGGCAAGGGCCTCACGTCGCCGGAGCTGGCGACGCTGCTCGCGCACGTCAAGCTGGAGCTGAAGGACGAGCTGCTGGCCAGCGACCTGCCCGACTCGAAGGTGTTCGCGGCCCGGCTGCCCGAGTACTTCCCGAAGCCGCTGCGCGAGCGGTTCCCGGACGCGATCCACGAGCACCCGCTGCACCGGCAGATCATCACCACGATGATCGCCAACGAGGTCGTCGACGGCGGTGGCATCTCCTTCGTCTACCGGCTGATGGAGGAGATGAACGCGACGGCGACCGACGCCGTGCGCGCGTACGCGGTGGTGACGCGCGTGTTCGACCTGCCCGCGCTGTGGCGGGAGATCGACGCGCTGGACAACGTGGTGCACACCGACGTCGCCGACGCGATGGTGCTGGAGACACGGCGGCTGCTGGACCGGGCCGCGCGCTGGTTCCTCACCAACCGGCCGCAGCCGCTGGCGCCGCTGTCGGAGATCAAGCGCTTCGGCCGGGTGCTGAACGAGCTGGTCCCGAAGATCGGCGACCTGCTCCGCGGCCGTGAGGCGGAGTCGGTGCAGGCGCACGCGGACGAGCTGGTCGCCGCGAACGTGCCGCCGGAGCTGGCGCGCCGGGTCGCGTTGCTGCTGCACACCTTCGGCCTGCTCGACGTCACCGAGGTCGCCGAGCTCGCCGAGCAGCAGATCGGCATCGACGCCACGCACAGCCCGGCGGAAACGGCGGAGCTGTACTACGCGCTCTCGGCGCACCTGGACATCGACTCGATGCTCACCGAGATCAGCAAGCTCGAACGCGGCAACCGCTGGCACGCGCTCGCCCGGCTCTCGCTGCGCGACGACGTCTACGGCTCGCTGCGGGCGATCACGCTGGACGCGTTGCGGCACAGCGATCCCGGGTCGTCCGCGGACGCCAAGATCGCCCAGTGGGAGAAGACGAACGCCTCCCGGCTGCAGCGGGCGCGCGTCGCGCTGGACGAGATCACCAAGTCCGGCCGGCTCGACCTGGCGACGCTTTCGGTGGCGGCCCGGCAGATCCGGAGCACGGTGCGGTGA
- a CDS encoding acyl-CoA thioesterase: protein MTYVSHVRPRWTDMDVYGHINHAKMVTLLEEARIPLLFAGAVEAGLEQLPKGIVVVKLEVAYKAPIVVSGQQLRVDIDLTELRAASFTLAYRVRTGPSADDPVAVTAETVLAPYDTVALRPRRLTPAESEFLKQGFADA, encoded by the coding sequence GTGACCTACGTTTCGCACGTCCGCCCGCGCTGGACGGACATGGACGTCTACGGCCACATCAACCACGCGAAGATGGTGACGCTGCTCGAAGAGGCGCGGATCCCGCTGCTGTTCGCCGGCGCCGTCGAGGCCGGGCTCGAGCAGCTGCCGAAGGGCATCGTCGTGGTCAAGCTGGAGGTGGCCTACAAGGCGCCGATCGTGGTGTCCGGGCAGCAGCTGCGCGTCGACATCGACCTGACCGAGCTGCGGGCGGCGAGCTTCACGCTGGCCTACCGCGTCCGCACCGGGCCGTCCGCGGACGATCCGGTGGCGGTGACGGCGGAGACGGTGCTGGCGCCGTACGACACCGTCGCGCTGCGGCCGCGTAGGCTCACCCCGGCCGAGTCGGAGTTTCTGAAGCAGGGGTTCGCGGATGCCTGA
- a CDS encoding glycoside hydrolase family 13 protein has protein sequence MRAGAWWRDAVFYQVYVRSFADSDGDGVGDLEGIRSRLGYLELLGVDALWLTPFYRSPMADHGYDISDPRDVDPMFGTLGDFDVLLTEAHKRGIKVTVDVVPNHTSNQHAWFKSAMAAAPGSPERDRYIFRDGVGPKGEDPPNNWVSAFGGPAWTRVPDGQWYLHLFAPQQPDLNWANPEVAADLERTLRFWLERGVDGFRIDVAHGMAKPPGLPDMDPRADPLGPSLYYDPRWDHDGVHEIHQMIRKVLDEFPDAMAVGEIWVTDEERLSRYLRPDELHLAFNFRLVLTHFDADAMRTAIERSLTVPARVGAPATWTLGNHDVWRQVSRYGGGQVGVRRARAMALVELALPGAVYLYNGEELGLANVDLAPSEMADPRAKTSGAEFGRDVSRVPLPWEGDLPPFGFSRNPRTWLPMPAEWAALTVEKQIEDADSTLSLYRAAIELRKTHPAFSGEELEWYGAPAGCFAFRRRGGGLVCALNTSASPIALPPGEVLLSSSPLVDGKLPADSAAWLV, from the coding sequence ATGAGAGCGGGCGCCTGGTGGCGGGATGCCGTCTTCTACCAGGTCTACGTGCGCTCGTTCGCCGATTCGGACGGCGACGGCGTCGGTGACCTGGAAGGCATCCGCTCCCGGCTCGGTTACCTGGAGCTGCTGGGTGTCGACGCGCTGTGGCTCACGCCGTTCTACCGCTCCCCCATGGCCGACCACGGCTACGACATCAGCGACCCGCGCGACGTCGACCCGATGTTCGGCACCCTCGGCGACTTCGACGTGCTGCTCACCGAAGCGCACAAGCGCGGCATCAAGGTCACCGTCGACGTGGTGCCCAACCACACCAGCAACCAGCACGCCTGGTTCAAGTCCGCGATGGCGGCCGCGCCCGGCAGCCCGGAGCGCGACCGCTACATCTTCCGCGACGGTGTCGGCCCGAAGGGCGAGGACCCGCCGAACAACTGGGTGAGCGCGTTCGGCGGTCCGGCCTGGACCCGGGTGCCGGACGGGCAGTGGTACCTGCACCTGTTCGCGCCGCAGCAGCCGGACCTGAACTGGGCCAACCCCGAGGTCGCCGCCGACCTGGAGCGGACGCTGCGGTTCTGGCTCGAACGCGGCGTCGACGGCTTCCGCATCGACGTGGCGCACGGCATGGCCAAGCCGCCCGGGCTGCCGGACATGGACCCGCGCGCCGACCCGCTGGGGCCGAGCCTCTACTACGACCCGCGCTGGGACCACGACGGCGTCCACGAGATCCACCAGATGATCCGCAAGGTGCTCGACGAGTTCCCGGACGCGATGGCGGTCGGCGAGATCTGGGTGACCGACGAGGAACGTCTCTCGCGCTACCTGCGGCCGGACGAGCTGCACCTGGCGTTCAACTTCCGGCTGGTGCTGACCCATTTCGACGCGGACGCGATGCGCACGGCCATCGAGCGGTCCCTGACGGTGCCGGCCCGGGTGGGCGCCCCGGCGACCTGGACGCTGGGCAACCACGACGTCTGGCGGCAGGTGAGCCGCTACGGGGGCGGCCAGGTGGGGGTGCGCCGCGCGCGGGCGATGGCGCTGGTGGAGCTGGCTCTGCCGGGCGCGGTGTACCTGTACAACGGCGAAGAGCTGGGGCTGGCGAACGTCGACCTGGCGCCGTCGGAGATGGCGGACCCGCGCGCGAAGACGAGCGGCGCGGAGTTCGGCCGTGACGTGTCCCGGGTGCCGCTGCCGTGGGAGGGCGACCTGCCGCCGTTCGGGTTCTCGCGCAACCCGCGGACGTGGCTGCCGATGCCGGCGGAGTGGGCGGCCCTGACGGTCGAGAAGCAGATCGAGGACGCGGACTCGACGCTCTCGCTGTACCGGGCGGCGATCGAGCTGCGGAAGACGCATCCGGCGTTCAGCGGCGAGGAGCTGGAGTGGTACGGGGCACCGGCGGGATGTTTCGCCTTCCGGCGGCGCGGAGGTGGGCTCGTGTGCGCGCTGAACACCTCGGCTTCGCCGATCGCGCTGCCGCCGGGTGAGGTGCTGTTGTCGAGCAGTCCGCTGGTGGACGGGAAGCTGCCGGCGGATTCGGCCGCCTGGCTGGTCTAG
- a CDS encoding globin, giving the protein MSEPANLYEAVGGEPTFRRIVARFYEEVARDEILRPLYPEEDLGPAEERFRLFLMQYWGGPHTYSDRRGHPRLRMRHAPFKIGPIERDAWLRCIRIAVDEENLEEPYRGQLWAYLEMAAHSMMNSFV; this is encoded by the coding sequence GTGAGCGAACCGGCGAACCTGTACGAAGCGGTGGGCGGCGAACCCACGTTCCGCCGGATCGTCGCGCGGTTCTACGAGGAGGTCGCGCGCGACGAGATCCTGCGCCCGCTCTACCCCGAAGAAGACCTCGGCCCGGCCGAGGAGCGGTTCCGGCTGTTCCTGATGCAGTACTGGGGTGGCCCGCACACCTACTCCGACCGCCGCGGGCACCCGCGGCTGCGGATGCGGCACGCGCCGTTCAAGATCGGGCCGATCGAGCGGGACGCGTGGCTGCGCTGCATCCGGATCGCCGTCGACGAGGAGAACCTCGAAGAGCCGTACCGCGGGCAGCTGTGGGCGTACCTGGAGATGGCCGCGCACAGCATGATGAACAGCTTCGTGTGA
- a CDS encoding mechanosensitive ion channel family protein — MPLLTTAKTPCTDDTSTFCYQVFRVTGNEWLAGSANWLLTKPLKILMILLIAFVVRLLLRRLINRVTTFPKSGGKLPALLRPLRERAPEVLGSAVFERRRQRAQTIGSVLKSVTTFLVYGLAFILVLGELGINLGPIIASAGIIGVAIGFGAQNLVKDFLSGIFMMVEDQYGVGDIVDIGVASGTVEAVGLRITTLRDLKGTVWYVRNGEVLRVGNSSQGFAVAVVDVPLGYTADVERATTVLAEAASAATEGDALKDNVLEPPEMLGVESVTPEGLELRLTVKVRPGKQWAVQRALRAQLLAALEEAGFEPPLGRLFPATAPTIEK, encoded by the coding sequence CTGCCCCTGCTCACCACCGCCAAGACGCCGTGCACCGACGACACCAGCACGTTCTGCTACCAGGTGTTCCGGGTCACCGGGAACGAATGGCTGGCCGGCTCGGCGAACTGGCTGCTGACCAAGCCGCTGAAGATCCTGATGATCCTCCTGATCGCGTTCGTCGTGCGGCTGCTGCTGAGACGGCTGATCAACCGGGTCACCACGTTCCCGAAGTCGGGCGGCAAGCTGCCCGCGCTGCTGCGCCCCCTGCGCGAGCGCGCCCCCGAAGTGCTCGGCTCCGCCGTGTTCGAACGGCGCCGCCAGCGCGCGCAGACCATCGGCTCGGTGCTGAAGTCGGTGACGACGTTCCTGGTCTACGGCCTCGCGTTCATCCTCGTGCTGGGCGAGCTGGGCATCAACCTCGGGCCGATCATCGCGTCGGCGGGCATCATCGGCGTCGCGATCGGGTTCGGCGCGCAGAACCTGGTCAAGGACTTCCTGTCCGGCATCTTCATGATGGTCGAGGACCAGTACGGCGTCGGCGACATCGTCGACATCGGCGTCGCGTCCGGCACCGTCGAAGCGGTCGGCCTGCGGATCACGACACTGCGTGACCTCAAGGGCACGGTGTGGTACGTCCGCAACGGCGAGGTGCTGCGCGTCGGCAACTCGAGCCAGGGCTTCGCGGTGGCGGTCGTGGACGTCCCGCTCGGCTACACGGCCGACGTCGAGCGCGCGACGACCGTGCTCGCGGAAGCGGCGTCCGCCGCCACCGAGGGCGACGCGCTCAAGGACAACGTCCTCGAGCCGCCGGAGATGCTGGGCGTGGAAAGCGTCACACCGGAAGGCCTGGAGCTGCGGCTGACCGTGAAGGTGCGGCCGGGCAAGCAGTGGGCGGTCCAGCGGGCCCTGCGGGCCCAGCTGCTGGCCGCCCTGGAGGAAGCCGGCTTCGAGCCGCCGCTCGGCAGGCTGTTCCCCGCCACGGCGCCGACGATCGAGAAGTAG
- a CDS encoding HNH endonuclease — protein MLLLNATFEPLTALPLRRAVVLVMCGKAEVVHGDPGGTELHSAKVSLPVPSVIRLSTYVRVPYRAQVPLTRAGLMHRDRYRCAYCGGRAETIDHVVPRSRGGPHSWTNCVACCAKCNHRKADRLLSEIGWRLRVVPRAPHGPHWRLLAHSKEADPLWQPYLGSAA, from the coding sequence GTGCTCCTGCTCAACGCCACTTTCGAGCCGCTGACCGCGCTGCCGCTGCGCCGCGCGGTCGTGCTCGTGATGTGCGGCAAGGCCGAAGTGGTGCACGGTGATCCCGGCGGGACCGAACTGCATTCGGCGAAGGTTTCGCTGCCGGTGCCTTCGGTGATCCGCCTCAGCACGTACGTGCGGGTACCCTACCGGGCCCAGGTGCCGCTGACGCGCGCCGGGCTGATGCACCGCGACCGGTACCGCTGCGCCTACTGCGGAGGGCGGGCGGAGACGATCGACCACGTCGTCCCGCGCAGCCGCGGCGGCCCCCACAGCTGGACGAACTGCGTCGCCTGCTGTGCGAAGTGCAACCACCGCAAGGCGGACCGGCTGCTCTCGGAGATCGGCTGGCGGCTGCGCGTCGTCCCGCGTGCCCCGCACGGGCCGCACTGGCGGCTGCTCGCCCACTCCAAGGAGGCCGACCCGCTCTGGCAGCCGTATCTGGGTTCGGCCGCCTGA
- a CDS encoding DUF5130 family protein, producing the protein MATGELTKRVDESELGYGEAITNSGRVSAAKMYEPAAPTSPFTTRQLARLDEALTFASRETGLDFSVYLGELGEDSRAAAEKLHATTANPANSVLVAVSPGERLIEIVTGRTAHLRLPDRGAKLAVASMVASFKEGDLVRGLVNGLVNALRMLSDQAGPAPR; encoded by the coding sequence GTGGCAACTGGTGAGCTGACGAAGCGCGTCGACGAGTCCGAGCTGGGCTACGGCGAGGCCATCACGAACAGCGGCCGCGTGTCCGCGGCCAAGATGTACGAGCCGGCGGCGCCGACGAGCCCGTTCACGACGCGCCAGCTGGCCCGCCTGGACGAGGCGCTGACGTTCGCGAGCCGCGAGACCGGCCTGGACTTCAGCGTGTACCTGGGCGAGCTGGGCGAGGACAGCCGCGCGGCGGCGGAGAAGCTGCACGCGACGACGGCGAACCCGGCCAACTCGGTCCTGGTGGCGGTGTCCCCGGGCGAGCGGCTGATCGAGATCGTGACGGGCCGGACGGCGCACCTGCGCCTCCCGGACCGCGGCGCGAAGCTGGCGGTGGCGAGCATGGTGGCGTCCTTCAAGGAGGGCGACCTGGTCCGCGGGCTGGTGAACGGCCTGGTGAACGCCCTGCGCATGCTGTCCGACCAGGCGGGTCCCGCGCCCCGCTGA